Below is a window of Methanomassiliicoccales archaeon DNA.
CCCGTCTGAAATACCCTCCGGCCATCGGATATCTACTGGGAGGACTCATACTAGGGGCTGGGATTGTACCCTTCCTTACGGTGAGGGATCCAGATTCTGTGTCGTTCTTTGCCGACCTGGGCATCATACTCCTCATGTTTTCTCTGGGACTGGAGTTCAACCTTAAGCGGCTCAGAAAGATCGGGCTGTTCGCGGCCGTGGCAGGCACGATCGAGATAACCATAATGATGGCTATCGGTTACTCCCTCGGTTCACTGCTCGGATGGGGGACGATCGAATCGTTCCTTCTGGGATCGGTCATGGCCATCAGCTCGACCGCGCTCATCACAAAAATGCTTATGGACCGGGGGACTCTGGGAAGTGACTGCGGCAGCGCGGTGATTGGGATGCTCATCATCGAGGACTTCTTCGTGATCATCGTTCTCGCGCTGATCTCGCCAATGACTAGCGATGCGTCGTTGGATATCTTTCCGGTGATCGAGATCGCCCTCAGAGTGGTACTGTTCATCGCTGTTGGACTGGCCTTGGGACTGATGGTAGTCCCAAAGGCTATCGACCGCATTTGCATGGAATTCAGGGAGGAGACGGTGCTCCTTGTCTCTTTGGGACTCTGCTTCAGCATGGTGCTGTTATCGATCGCGGTCGAACTGTCGGTGGCCATAGGGGCATTCATCATGGGCATCATAATCTCCCAGGCAAAATCAGCTGAGATGGTGGCATCCAAGGTGCGACCCATCAACATACTCTTCGTGGCAATATTCTTCGTCTCCATGGGAATGATCATAGATCCGACCACTCTGGGAGAGAGCATTCCCACGGCGGTTCTCATCGCGGTCGTCTTCATCGCGGGAAGCATCTTCGCTGTAACCTTTGCCGCTTACGTGGCTAACAGAAGTGCCGAGAACTCTCTATTGGCTGGCTTGAGCATGGTCACCATGGGAGAGTTTTCCATAATAATCGCCAAGGTCGGCCTGGATACAGGCATCATTGAGGGGAGCTTCTATTCCTCTGTTCTCGCAGCGACGCTCATGACCATGCTGGTATATCCCCTTATACAATGGCGTTCCCCCAAGATCATCCAGTCGATCAAATCACGACTGCCGCTCTCGATTAAATCCGTCATCATCAACATCGAGGATATGAGGGCGATAACCAGGAAGAGGATCTCGAGCTCATCCGCCAAGAGCGCGGAGGTAAAACACGAGATCGGTATGATTTTCATCGATGTCATAGTCTTGGTGGTCATCGTGATAGGGGCCAACCTTATCTACAGCCTGAGGAACCTTCCACCGCTGTCGGGAATCGACCAAGGTCTCCTGGCAATCGTTCTCCTGATGGTCACATTGATACTGCTGGCCGCTCCCATCGTCAGCATGGTCAGCTATTTGAGGAGGATCACTGATATCTTCACTACCTGGACGGTTGAATCGGAGGAATGTAGCGAAGGTGATCCCAGGATAATTCACAAGGTCTTCGCAAGTATAATTTCCGCCATAGCTGGAATGATCATATTGTTCCTGATACTTCCATTCATCACTATGGCAGAAGGGGTCCCATGGTTCCTCCTCTTGGCACTTGTAATCCTCAGCGCAATAACGGTCTATATACTGTGGAGCACCTTCCACTCCCTTCACACCAGGGT
It encodes the following:
- a CDS encoding cation:proton antiporter, encoding MAEIGMDFIVDITVIMIVVGIAALVLPRLKYPPAIGYLLGGLILGAGIVPFLTVRDPDSVSFFADLGIILLMFSLGLEFNLKRLRKIGLFAAVAGTIEITIMMAIGYSLGSLLGWGTIESFLLGSVMAISSTALITKMLMDRGTLGSDCGSAVIGMLIIEDFFVIIVLALISPMTSDASLDIFPVIEIALRVVLFIAVGLALGLMVVPKAIDRICMEFREETVLLVSLGLCFSMVLLSIAVELSVAIGAFIMGIIISQAKSAEMVASKVRPINILFVAIFFVSMGMIIDPTTLGESIPTAVLIAVVFIAGSIFAVTFAAYVANRSAENSLLAGLSMVTMGEFSIIIAKVGLDTGIIEGSFYSSVLAATLMTMLVYPLIQWRSPKIIQSIKSRLPLSIKSVIINIEDMRAITRKRISSSSAKSAEVKHEIGMIFIDVIVLVVIVIGANLIYSLRNLPPLSGIDQGLLAIVLLMVTLILLAAPIVSMVSYLRRITDIFTTWTVESEECSEGDPRIIHKVFASIISAIAGMIILFLILPFITMAEGVPWFLLLALVILSAITVYILWSTFHSLHTRVCDAIREGIKEEEEHE